The proteins below are encoded in one region of Knoellia sp. S7-12:
- a CDS encoding thioesterase family protein → MSEFDDVLRISDGTAELTDGWVIGEAINGGVLMSLATQAASDAMKAQGSHVDAVAFSTTFLAAAQPGPATVETEILRIGRSFSTAEVTVSQDDKVRLRHTATFADLDAHSEPVHLEEAPPELPEPERCAPASRGGFAQKIALLDRIDLRIDPATVGWALGQPASDGEMRAWIKFADGREPDVSSLPFFLDAMPPVTFTFGALGWAPTIAFSGHIRSCPAPGWLRMRITTRNVIGGLFEEDAIIWDSRDRVVAQSRQLAGVRMPAHAERGTRAPDRAQGE, encoded by the coding sequence ATGAGTGAGTTCGACGACGTCCTGCGCATCTCCGACGGCACCGCAGAACTCACCGATGGTTGGGTCATCGGCGAAGCGATCAACGGCGGGGTCCTCATGTCGCTGGCGACGCAGGCGGCCTCGGACGCGATGAAGGCGCAGGGCAGCCATGTCGACGCCGTCGCCTTCAGCACGACCTTCCTCGCCGCGGCCCAGCCCGGTCCCGCCACCGTGGAGACAGAGATCCTGCGCATCGGCCGCTCGTTCTCGACCGCCGAGGTCACGGTGAGCCAGGACGACAAGGTGCGCCTGCGGCATACCGCGACGTTTGCCGACCTCGACGCCCACAGCGAGCCCGTGCACCTCGAGGAAGCGCCGCCCGAGCTGCCCGAACCCGAGCGGTGCGCGCCGGCCTCACGTGGCGGCTTCGCGCAGAAGATTGCCCTCCTCGACCGCATCGACCTGCGCATCGACCCCGCCACCGTCGGCTGGGCGCTCGGTCAACCTGCCAGCGACGGCGAGATGCGCGCCTGGATCAAGTTCGCCGACGGCCGCGAACCCGACGTCTCCTCACTCCCGTTCTTCCTCGACGCCATGCCGCCGGTGACCTTCACCTTTGGCGCGCTCGGGTGGGCGCCGACGATCGCGTTCTCCGGCCACATCCGCTCGTGCCCGGCGCCCGGCTGGCTGCGCATGCGCATCACGACCCGCAACGTCATCGGCGGACTGTTCGAGGAGGACGCGATCATCTGGGATTCACGCGATCGCGTTGTCGCACAGTCCCGTCAACTCGCAGGCGTGCGCATGCCGGCCCACGCAGAGCGTGGGACCCGCGCTCCCGACCGCGCGCAGGGCGAGTGA
- a CDS encoding TadA family conjugal transfer-associated ATPase yields MSDGVGGAGAGSGAGSGSGSGAWAPRWPGIEEAIREGRSPDASAIAGVTGSVVELGAEGVAIESALLREQVLGFGPLEQWIALASVTDVLVNGDGAVWVDRGGGVEETGVRLDRAAARALATRLAGLARRRLDESQPWVDGVLPGGVRLHAILPPLAESGTHLSLRIPRHQPVGVDGLIRLGAVGGEGDVLAEALRRVVAARLSFLVVGGTGAGKTTVLGALLSECAPDERIVVVEDVRELAPAHPHVVRLQGRMPNVEGVGGVTMVDLVRQALRMRPDRLVVGEVRGAEVREMLAALNTGHDGGAGTVHANGIEEVPARLEALGALAGLGREAVHAQLRGAVQIVVEVARVGSARFVRALGVTRWTGSEVVVDEAIVVVGVPGTTGSETRRGPGAERLDGLLRAADVGAGARDEMGQAARNRDALGREGREVA; encoded by the coding sequence ATGAGTGATGGAGTCGGTGGTGCTGGTGCTGGTTCTGGTGCTGGTTCTGGTTCTGGTTCTGGTGCGTGGGCGCCGCGCTGGCCCGGCATCGAGGAGGCGATCCGCGAGGGCCGGTCGCCGGATGCGTCGGCGATCGCCGGGGTGACCGGGTCGGTCGTCGAGCTCGGTGCAGAGGGGGTGGCCATCGAGAGTGCGTTGTTGCGTGAACAGGTGCTGGGCTTCGGACCGTTGGAGCAGTGGATCGCGCTGGCCTCGGTCACGGACGTGCTCGTCAATGGCGACGGTGCGGTGTGGGTTGATCGCGGTGGGGGAGTGGAGGAGACCGGGGTGCGGCTTGACCGTGCTGCCGCTCGTGCCCTGGCGACGCGGTTGGCGGGGTTGGCTCGTCGCCGGCTCGACGAGTCCCAGCCATGGGTGGACGGAGTCTTGCCCGGTGGTGTGCGACTCCACGCGATCCTGCCGCCCCTGGCCGAGTCCGGGACTCACCTGAGCCTGCGCATCCCACGACACCAACCCGTGGGCGTCGACGGCCTGATCCGATTGGGCGCTGTGGGCGGCGAAGGTGACGTGCTGGCAGAGGCGCTGCGGCGGGTCGTCGCAGCGCGCCTGTCGTTCCTCGTCGTGGGCGGCACGGGAGCCGGCAAGACGACTGTCCTCGGTGCGCTGCTGTCCGAGTGCGCGCCCGACGAGCGGATCGTGGTCGTCGAGGACGTGCGCGAGCTTGCTCCGGCGCACCCGCATGTGGTTCGGCTCCAAGGACGCATGCCCAACGTCGAGGGTGTCGGCGGTGTGACGATGGTGGATCTGGTGCGCCAGGCGCTGCGAATGCGTCCCGACCGGCTCGTGGTCGGTGAGGTCCGAGGTGCCGAGGTGCGCGAGATGTTGGCGGCTCTCAACACCGGTCACGATGGAGGCGCAGGGACGGTGCACGCCAACGGGATTGAGGAGGTGCCAGCCCGCCTCGAGGCGCTGGGGGCACTGGCCGGACTGGGCCGCGAGGCGGTGCACGCGCAGCTGCGCGGGGCCGTCCAGATCGTCGTCGAGGTGGCCCGGGTGGGATCGGCACGATTCGTGCGGGCGCTTGGGGTGACGCGCTGGACCGGGTCCGAGGTCGTCGTCGACGAAGCGATCGTCGTGGTGGGCGTCCCGGGGACCACCGGCTCCGAGACGCGGCGCGGGCCGGGTGCCGAGCGGCTCGACGGACTGCTTCGAGCGGCTGACGTGGGCGCCGGCGCACGGGACGAGATGGGCCAGGCCGCGCGAAATCGCGACGCCCTGGGGCGCGAGGGACGGGAGGTCGCGTGA
- a CDS encoding type II secretion system F family protein, whose translation MVLAAIVLVVGACFLWPAGRRGPLERGAPDGQVGPIPSPSLLSSQLTPAATAAVTVDAAADALVLCALALRSGLGPIEALEAVADKAGGPVAHHLRVVASAHRWGQDAATSWAHVGEAWRPAALAWQAAEQSGAAPAGVVLAAAERMRREESSRVEAAVQRAGVLLVLPLGACFLPGFVGTTVVPVVLHLARSSLGVG comes from the coding sequence ATGGTCCTCGCCGCGATCGTCCTTGTCGTCGGCGCCTGCTTCCTGTGGCCTGCGGGGCGTCGTGGGCCGCTCGAGAGAGGAGCACCTGACGGGCAGGTTGGTCCGATTCCGTCCCCGTCACTGCTGTCGTCGCAGCTGACCCCGGCCGCGACGGCAGCAGTGACGGTGGACGCCGCTGCAGATGCGTTGGTGCTCTGCGCGCTCGCGCTGCGCTCCGGGCTCGGCCCGATCGAAGCCCTCGAAGCCGTGGCGGACAAGGCCGGCGGTCCGGTCGCGCATCACCTGCGGGTCGTCGCGAGTGCCCATCGCTGGGGCCAGGACGCGGCGACGTCCTGGGCTCATGTGGGGGAAGCGTGGCGACCTGCCGCCCTCGCGTGGCAGGCCGCCGAGCAGTCAGGCGCGGCGCCGGCCGGGGTTGTGCTCGCTGCCGCTGAGCGGATGCGTCGCGAGGAGTCCTCTCGCGTGGAGGCCGCAGTGCAGCGTGCCGGAGTTCTCCTCGTCCTGCCGCTGGGCGCCTGCTTCCTGCCCGGGTTCGTCGGCACGACCGTGGTCCCCGTCGTGCTCCACCTCGCCCGATCGAGTCTTGGGGTCGGGTGA
- a CDS encoding helix-turn-helix domain-containing protein: MPAAHRPSQRVAALEATLDLLRAGGNLSLEAAARAAGMSKPGLMYHFATKEALVAALVDHLVDGYERDFISLLPAQPTQGTEPEGLSASERIAAYVRWSLTYAHDAADLVILCDPKLRVPMAARWADRFRGWVEVPAEIAAADRARLYAVRLMADGCWFADASGVLPVPLEDRPGLLALALDLLEGEGS; encoded by the coding sequence ATGCCAGCTGCTCACCGTCCATCCCAACGCGTCGCTGCTCTGGAAGCCACGCTCGATCTGCTGCGTGCCGGCGGCAACCTGTCCTTGGAGGCTGCGGCTCGGGCTGCGGGGATGAGCAAGCCCGGCCTGATGTATCACTTCGCCACGAAGGAGGCCCTGGTCGCGGCGCTCGTTGACCACCTCGTCGACGGTTATGAGCGTGACTTCATCTCGCTGCTCCCCGCCCAGCCGACCCAGGGAACCGAGCCGGAGGGGTTGTCCGCAAGTGAGCGCATTGCGGCATACGTGCGGTGGTCCCTCACCTACGCGCACGACGCGGCAGACCTGGTGATCCTGTGTGACCCCAAGCTGCGGGTGCCAATGGCCGCCCGCTGGGCTGATCGGTTCCGGGGCTGGGTTGAGGTGCCTGCCGAGATCGCCGCGGCTGACCGGGCCCGTCTGTATGCGGTCCGGCTCATGGCGGATGGCTGCTGGTTCGCCGACGCCAGCGGCGTCCTGCCCGTCCCCCTCGAGGACCGGCCGGGATTGTTGGCGCTCGCGCTGGACCTGTTGGAAGGAGAGGGCTCGTGA
- a CDS encoding SMR family transporter: MSKWSLLLAAILSEVTASLSLKGALVEPLLYIPVVVGFVAAFIFLSAVLRRNMPIGVAYGVWAASGVALTSVLSAVIYDEPFTRVMGVGIVLIIAGVLLVEIGSQAAQDKRGHLTPESNNGAI; this comes from the coding sequence GTGAGCAAGTGGTCCCTGCTCCTCGCCGCAATCCTCAGCGAGGTCACGGCGTCCCTGTCGCTCAAGGGCGCACTGGTTGAGCCGCTGCTCTACATCCCGGTCGTCGTCGGCTTCGTGGCGGCGTTCATCTTCCTGAGCGCGGTGCTGCGCCGGAACATGCCGATCGGGGTCGCCTACGGCGTGTGGGCAGCATCGGGAGTTGCCCTGACCTCGGTTCTGTCCGCCGTCATCTATGACGAACCGTTCACCCGCGTCATGGGTGTGGGGATCGTCCTCATCATCGCTGGGGTGCTGCTCGTGGAGATCGGCTCACAGGCCGCGCAGGACAAACGTGGGCACCTCACCCCCGAGTCGAACAATGGAGCAATCTGA
- a CDS encoding SMR family transporter, whose translation MQWVFLAMAITLEVAATLCLRMASTGQNKLWYLGVGLGYAGAFAALTVTLSEGLGLGVAYGIWAASGVALTAAASRILFKEPLTALMGVGIGLIIGGVLLVELGSGH comes from the coding sequence ATGCAGTGGGTCTTCCTGGCCATGGCCATCACCCTCGAAGTCGCGGCGACACTCTGCCTGCGGATGGCGTCCACCGGCCAGAACAAGCTCTGGTACCTCGGAGTCGGCCTCGGCTACGCCGGTGCGTTCGCCGCACTCACCGTCACGCTCTCCGAAGGGCTTGGACTCGGTGTCGCCTACGGCATCTGGGCGGCCAGCGGCGTGGCGCTGACCGCTGCCGCGTCGCGCATCCTCTTCAAGGAACCGCTCACCGCGCTCATGGGCGTCGGTATCGGCCTGATCATCGGCGGCGTGCTGCTGGTCGAGCTGGGCTCCGGTCACTGA
- a CDS encoding DUF4244 domain-containing protein codes for MANWAGLVLKRGQAPHRSRRSAVTQALSRRWAHIKESAEAGMTTAEYAVGTLVACGQGTPQSRLTHSSKYIAYCWCAIAQVGRCWLQVLRPANTCWSGLVDLGCEGFLARTLQGNTGPSSGLTPHFTQGDRACEAGEST; via the coding sequence ATGGCGAACTGGGCTGGACTCGTTCTGAAGCGGGGACAAGCCCCGCACCGATCGAGGAGATCCGCTGTGACACAGGCTCTTTCGCGCCGTTGGGCGCATATCAAGGAATCGGCCGAGGCTGGCATGACCACCGCGGAGTATGCCGTGGGCACGCTCGTGGCATGTGGCCAAGGTACCCCGCAGTCGCGGCTGACGCATAGCTCGAAGTACATCGCGTACTGCTGGTGCGCGATTGCTCAAGTTGGCCGATGTTGGTTGCAGGTTCTCAGACCTGCGAATACGTGTTGGTCGGGGTTGGTCGACCTTGGCTGTGAGGGGTTTCTGGCCCGGACACTTCAAGGAAACACCGGCCCGTCCTCGGGGCTGACGCCCCACTTCACACAAGGCGATCGGGCTTGCGAAGCAGGAGAAAGTACGTAG
- a CDS encoding DUF4411 family protein, whose product MSALDVSSASGNRFPPVDEFMASADLRLAARAGALGATVVTRETSDPGCKKRVKLPDAARAVGVNRIQPFNACGRLGLTLS is encoded by the coding sequence ATGTCGGCCCTTGACGTCTCGTCGGCATCTGGGAACAGGTTCCCGCCCGTTGACGAGTTCATGGCGTCCGCAGATTTGCGGCTGGCTGCACGGGCCGGCGCCCTCGGGGCGACCGTGGTCACGCGCGAGACGTCAGATCCCGGTTGCAAGAAGCGCGTGAAGCTGCCGGACGCCGCTAGAGCGGTGGGCGTGAACCGCATCCAGCCGTTCAACGCGTGTGGGCGCCTCGGGCTGACGTTGTCCTGA
- a CDS encoding SAF domain-containing protein, translating to MSVDTERSVDRQQNHSRVPAGGKDRLVAPPPKLRRRPLLVAASIAAVCVGGLTGAFAWTATSDTRSVVAVRSAVERGAVIAREDLMAVQVGLDPALAPVPAAQVETLVGQRAAMDMAAGTLVTRDQVAATVLPPRGFSVVGVALPASLLPGEPLVTGDRVRVIATPGAGGEIVDGPPVTIPATVVGQHPDPDTGATVVSVQVPESRAAELAARAATGNVAIVLDSRER from the coding sequence ATGAGCGTCGACACCGAGCGGTCCGTGGACCGACAGCAAAACCACAGCCGGGTGCCAGCTGGCGGGAAGGATCGCCTGGTCGCGCCACCGCCGAAGCTTCGGCGCCGTCCGCTCTTGGTGGCCGCGTCCATCGCGGCTGTGTGCGTGGGTGGACTGACGGGGGCGTTCGCGTGGACGGCTACGAGCGACACCCGCAGCGTGGTCGCGGTCCGTTCCGCAGTCGAGCGCGGCGCCGTCATCGCGCGCGAGGACCTGATGGCCGTGCAGGTCGGGCTAGACCCGGCCCTGGCCCCGGTCCCGGCCGCGCAGGTCGAGACGCTGGTGGGGCAACGGGCCGCGATGGACATGGCCGCTGGCACCCTGGTCACCCGGGATCAGGTCGCGGCGACGGTGCTGCCGCCTCGGGGATTCTCGGTTGTCGGGGTAGCTTTGCCGGCGTCGTTGCTTCCGGGGGAGCCGCTGGTCACGGGCGACCGGGTCCGCGTGATCGCCACCCCCGGCGCCGGGGGCGAGATCGTCGATGGACCGCCGGTGACGATCCCCGCGACCGTCGTCGGTCAGCATCCCGACCCTGACACGGGCGCGACGGTGGTCAGCGTCCAGGTGCCCGAGTCGCGGGCGGCGGAACTGGCGGCACGGGCAGCCACGGGCAACGTCGCGATCGTGCTGGACTCCCGGGAGCGGTGA